Proteins found in one Mucilaginibacter gracilis genomic segment:
- a CDS encoding FGGY-family carbohydrate kinase, producing the protein MKSVPVIAIFDIGKTNKKFFLIDEYYKIVLERTVNFEETVDDDGDPCEDIDLLANWVKQSLTDILSLKKFEVKALNFSTYGASFVHIDNDGKVTAPLCNYLKDFPAELKDEFYAKYGGETLVSSQTASPVLGNLNSGMQLYRIKHKKPELFNRIKYSLHLPQYLNFLVTGSYYSDITSIGCHTQLWDFVKNDYHNWVYQEGIDKILAPIFPSDVTMNKVIDGHEYHVGAGLHDSSAALIPYLTSFSEPFILISTGTWCISLNPFNNNPLTTDELNKDCLCYMEYHGKPVKASRLFAGNEHEKQTKRIAEHFKKPLDQYKKVKYNAGFVKAAKNDDANTPVLMQQSLFGDRDLSAFSSYDEAYHCLIQDIMTQQQVSTTLVIQDTGVKRIFVDGGFGKNVVYMNMLATAFPHLEVFAASVAQATAIGAALSIHKHWNSKTIPGDMIELKYYALAHQMEADEIKQS; encoded by the coding sequence ATGAAGAGCGTTCCGGTAATAGCCATTTTTGATATTGGGAAGACGAACAAAAAATTCTTTTTAATTGATGAGTACTACAAAATTGTACTGGAACGCACGGTTAATTTTGAAGAAACCGTTGACGATGACGGCGACCCCTGCGAAGATATCGACCTGTTAGCAAATTGGGTTAAACAATCGCTTACTGATATATTGAGCCTTAAAAAATTTGAGGTAAAGGCGCTTAATTTTTCAACCTATGGGGCAAGCTTTGTACACATAGATAACGATGGAAAAGTGACCGCACCTTTATGCAATTATCTTAAAGATTTCCCTGCCGAACTTAAGGACGAATTTTACGCCAAATACGGTGGCGAAACCCTGGTATCAAGCCAAACGGCTTCACCGGTTTTGGGTAACTTAAACTCGGGTATGCAGTTATATCGTATTAAGCACAAAAAGCCCGAATTATTTAACCGCATAAAATACTCGTTGCATTTACCGCAGTACCTTAATTTTTTGGTTACGGGCTCGTACTACTCGGATATTACCAGCATCGGTTGCCATACCCAATTATGGGATTTTGTTAAAAACGATTACCACAACTGGGTTTACCAGGAAGGTATTGATAAAATACTTGCACCAATATTTCCGTCGGATGTTACCATGAACAAGGTTATTGATGGGCATGAATATCACGTAGGAGCGGGGCTGCACGATAGTTCGGCGGCGCTTATCCCATATTTAACCAGTTTTTCGGAGCCGTTTATTTTAATCTCTACAGGTACATGGTGCATCAGTTTAAATCCGTTCAACAATAACCCGCTTACCACCGATGAGTTGAATAAAGATTGCCTTTGCTACATGGAATATCATGGTAAACCTGTAAAGGCATCTCGTTTATTTGCCGGTAATGAACACGAAAAGCAAACCAAACGCATAGCCGAACATTTTAAAAAACCGCTGGATCAATACAAAAAGGTAAAATACAATGCCGGTTTTGTTAAGGCCGCCAAAAATGACGATGCAAATACCCCTGTGCTCATGCAGCAATCGTTATTTGGAGATCGCGACCTTTCGGCTTTTTCATCTTATGACGAAGCTTACCATTGCTTGATACAAGACATCATGACCCAGCAACAAGTATCAACCACGCTGGTGATACAAGATACCGGCGTTAAGCGCATTTTTGTTGACGGCGGTTTTGGTAAAAACGTAGTTTATATGAATATGCTTGCCACCGCCTTTCCACATCTGGAAGTTTTTGCGGCATCGGTTGCGCAGGCAACCGCTATTGGCGCAGCACTATCCATCCATAAACACTGGAACAGTAAAACCATTCCGGGCGATATGATAGAGCTAAAGTATTATGCGCTTGCCCATCAAATGGAGGCAGACGAAATTAAGCAATCGTAA
- the galB gene encoding beta-galactosidase GalB, translating to MKRLYLLLLSIAVLTIPSLAQQTVRKTLNFDQNWSFNLGDVSDGEKTDLNDSKWRKLNLPHDWSVEGEFSKDNPATPEGGALPGGIGWYRKTFTVAATSKNKQVYIAFDGVYQKSTVWINGHKLGFRPNGYISFRYNLTPYLNFGGQNTLAVKVDNSVQPNSRWYSGSGIYRNVWLITTNKLAVDNWGTYVTTPKVTEQKASVNLKIVVKNYVGKPQQLQLITSIFNQEGVIVATKKTNTVTIADSVINVNQDIEVSKPQLWSVDRPYLYRVVTKVLNAGVIADEYTTPLGIRYFEFDAYKGFFLNGKPLKILGVCDHHDLGSLGAALNYRALERQLQILKAMGCNGIRTSHNPPAPELLDLCDKMGFIVMDEAFDCWEWKKVTYDYHLFFKEWHKRDLEDQVLRDRNHPSIMIWSIGNEIPQQADSSALRIAPELTAIIHSLDKTRPITTANDRPDTSNKIVKSGAVDLIGYNYHEYNYAKFHDRYPGKKFIATETASGLETRGYYEMPSDSIRVWPERWDKPFIREGNNVSAYDNTRPPWGSTHEATWKVMKKYDFLSGMFIWTGFDYLGEPTPYSWPSRSSYFGIVDLAGFPKDVYYMYQSEWTTKPVLHIFPHWNWEPGKTVDVWAYYNNADEVELYLNGKSVGVKHKTGDDLHVMWRLKYEPGTLKAVSRKSGKVVLTSEIKTAGAPAKIELIADRKTIKADGSDLSFITAKILDKDGNVVPNADNAIQFKINGQAFIPATDNGNPVDHDSFKLSSRKAFHGLALAIVQSKLTPGVATLTASASGLPTASIKVTLVK from the coding sequence ATGAAAAGACTATACCTTTTGTTGTTATCTATTGCCGTGCTAACTATACCGTCGTTAGCCCAGCAAACCGTTCGGAAAACGTTAAATTTCGATCAAAATTGGTCGTTTAATTTGGGCGACGTTAGCGACGGTGAAAAAACAGATCTGAATGATTCAAAATGGCGCAAGCTCAATTTACCGCACGATTGGAGCGTGGAAGGCGAATTTAGTAAAGACAACCCCGCTACGCCCGAAGGCGGCGCGTTACCCGGCGGCATAGGCTGGTACCGTAAAACATTTACAGTTGCGGCTACATCAAAAAACAAACAGGTTTATATAGCCTTTGATGGCGTTTATCAAAAAAGTACTGTTTGGATAAACGGCCATAAATTAGGTTTCAGGCCCAATGGTTATATCTCGTTTAGGTACAATTTAACCCCGTACCTAAATTTTGGCGGTCAAAATACGCTTGCTGTAAAGGTTGATAATTCTGTTCAGCCCAACTCACGGTGGTATTCGGGTTCGGGCATATACCGCAACGTTTGGTTAATAACAACCAATAAACTGGCGGTTGATAATTGGGGTACTTATGTAACTACGCCCAAAGTTACCGAACAAAAGGCATCGGTTAATTTAAAAATAGTTGTTAAAAATTATGTTGGTAAACCACAGCAATTACAATTGATAACCAGTATTTTTAACCAGGAAGGTGTAATTGTTGCCACTAAAAAAACAAACACAGTAACCATTGCCGATTCGGTAATAAACGTTAACCAGGATATAGAAGTAAGCAAGCCGCAACTATGGTCGGTTGATAGGCCGTATTTGTACCGGGTAGTTACCAAGGTTTTAAACGCCGGTGTTATTGCCGATGAGTATACTACGCCATTAGGCATACGTTATTTTGAGTTTGATGCCTATAAAGGCTTTTTTTTAAACGGCAAGCCGCTAAAAATTTTAGGCGTTTGCGATCATCACGATTTGGGTAGCCTTGGTGCAGCCCTTAATTACCGGGCCCTTGAGCGCCAATTGCAAATTTTAAAAGCAATGGGCTGCAACGGGATCCGCACCTCGCACAATCCACCCGCGCCTGAGTTGCTAGACCTTTGCGATAAAATGGGTTTTATTGTAATGGATGAGGCCTTTGATTGCTGGGAATGGAAAAAGGTTACCTACGATTATCACCTGTTTTTTAAAGAATGGCATAAACGCGACCTAGAAGACCAGGTACTGCGCGACCGTAACCACCCCAGCATCATGATCTGGAGCATCGGTAACGAAATTCCGCAGCAGGCCGATTCAAGTGCCTTGAGGATTGCACCTGAATTGACTGCCATTATTCATAGCCTGGATAAAACAAGGCCTATCACTACCGCTAATGACAGGCCTGATACCAGTAATAAAATTGTTAAATCGGGCGCTGTTGACCTGATTGGATATAACTACCATGAGTATAACTATGCCAAATTCCATGACCGTTACCCCGGTAAAAAATTCATTGCTACCGAAACTGCCTCGGGATTAGAAACCCGCGGGTATTATGAAATGCCATCGGATAGTATCCGCGTTTGGCCCGAAAGATGGGATAAACCTTTTATAAGAGAAGGCAACAATGTATCTGCCTACGATAACACCAGGCCACCATGGGGATCAACCCACGAAGCCACCTGGAAGGTAATGAAGAAATATGATTTTCTTTCGGGCATGTTCATCTGGACGGGTTTTGATTATTTAGGCGAACCCACACCATATAGCTGGCCTTCGCGCAGTTCGTACTTTGGTATTGTTGATTTGGCGGGTTTCCCCAAAGATGTGTACTATATGTACCAATCCGAATGGACAACTAAACCTGTATTACATATTTTTCCGCATTGGAACTGGGAGCCAGGTAAAACAGTTGACGTTTGGGCGTACTACAACAATGCCGACGAGGTTGAATTGTATTTAAACGGTAAATCGGTGGGAGTGAAGCATAAAACCGGTGACGACCTGCATGTAATGTGGCGACTTAAATATGAGCCGGGAACGCTTAAAGCAGTGTCGCGAAAAAGCGGAAAGGTTGTTTTAACCAGCGAAATTAAAACTGCCGGTGCGCCCGCAAAAATTGAACTGATTGCAGATAGAAAAACAATTAAAGCCGATGGTAGCGATTTATCGTTTATAACAGCAAAAATTTTAGATAAAGATGGCAACGTAGTGCCTAACGCCGATAACGCTATCCAATTTAAAATAAACGGCCAGGCGTTTATACCTGCAACCGATAATGGTAACCCGGTAGACCACGATTCGTTTAAATTAAGCAGCCGTAAAGCCTTTCATGGTTTGGCACTAGCCATAGTACAATCAAAGTTAACGCCAGGCGTTGCTACCCTAACCGCATCGGCGAGTGGTTTGCCAACAGCAAGCATAAAGGTTACGTTGGTGAAATAA
- the purU gene encoding formyltetrahydrofolate deformylase, giving the protein MIIVIQCKDQVGLVAAISGVLAKQQLNIIAMREHVDTQESRFYMRLQIEQSTNEQALALEMQTVLPTDAVITINPVPQKKIVVLVTKEYHCLADILIRHYFGTFGASVLAVIGNHATLQDICARFDVPFTLVSHEGKTKTEFEQHITRIVKDYKPDYIVLAKFMRILSPQFVAEFPMKLINIHHSFLPAFVGANPYKQAFERGVKLIGATAHFVTNDLDEGPIIAQQIIPVNHSLNAADMMKAGKEVETSVLAKALRLVFEDRVFVYQNKTVVFD; this is encoded by the coding sequence ATGATTATAGTTATACAATGTAAAGATCAGGTGGGCCTGGTGGCGGCCATATCTGGCGTGCTGGCTAAACAGCAGCTCAATATTATAGCCATGCGCGAGCATGTTGATACGCAGGAAAGCCGCTTTTATATGCGCCTGCAAATTGAGCAAAGCACCAACGAACAGGCCCTTGCACTCGAAATGCAAACCGTACTGCCCACCGATGCAGTTATTACCATTAACCCGGTTCCGCAAAAAAAGATAGTGGTGCTGGTAACTAAAGAGTACCATTGCCTTGCCGATATTTTGATACGCCATTATTTTGGCACTTTTGGCGCATCGGTACTTGCGGTAATTGGCAACCACGCCACTTTGCAGGATATTTGCGCACGCTTTGATGTCCCCTTCACCCTGGTATCGCACGAGGGCAAAACCAAAACCGAATTTGAACAACACATAACCCGTATTGTAAAAGATTATAAGCCGGATTATATTGTACTTGCCAAGTTTATGCGAATACTATCGCCCCAGTTTGTGGCCGAGTTCCCCATGAAGCTGATTAATATCCACCACTCTTTTTTACCGGCATTTGTTGGCGCAAACCCCTATAAACAAGCGTTTGAGCGCGGTGTTAAACTAATTGGCGCAACAGCGCACTTTGTTACCAACGATTTGGACGAAGGGCCCATTATTGCCCAGCAAATAATACCCGTTAATCACTCGCTAAACGCTGCCGATATGATGAAAGCGGGTAAAGAGGTTGAAACATCGGTACTGGCTAAAGCATTGCGGCTGGTTTTTGAAGACAGGGTTTTTGTTTATCAAAACAAAACTGTTGTGTTTGATTAA
- a CDS encoding DUF3667 domain-containing protein, whose amino-acid sequence MKKHYRHDNDCLNCGTELQGHFCHVCGQENLHVKEPFWHFLSHSISHYFHFDEKFFATLKPLLTQPGFLTQQYLEGRRTRFLHPVSMYIFVSIVYFIVIPTLHPKETEVLKTPAENSAPIVSAKGDSVKTVQTSKTVVKKPVNKAVKDTTDDDDDAGSAITKNVMSQPLVKKAMALDSLNKLYKQNPTSGLKKQIDSISATTTSTDEDIEAIAKTTKHTGFVRWLLNIGKAIRSPEFKKEFEHYQPKLYFVLMPLFAFFLMLNFRKNHRYYVEHIVFTIHFFTAFFIFETIVEPINHFVFHNSEIIELLRVAVVLWYSYRALRVFYERRRWVTIRKMITLGIFLAIAFSISYTIIGSIVYMLIE is encoded by the coding sequence ATGAAAAAACATTACCGCCATGATAACGACTGCCTGAATTGCGGAACTGAGTTACAGGGACATTTTTGCCATGTATGCGGGCAAGAAAACCTGCACGTTAAGGAACCATTCTGGCATTTTTTGAGCCATAGTATTAGCCATTATTTTCATTTTGATGAGAAGTTTTTTGCTACATTAAAGCCGCTGTTAACTCAACCCGGTTTTTTAACACAGCAATATCTCGAAGGCAGACGCACCCGGTTTTTACACCCGGTGAGTATGTACATTTTTGTTTCTATCGTTTACTTTATTGTGATTCCGACGCTTCACCCAAAAGAAACCGAAGTACTTAAGACGCCTGCTGAGAACAGCGCACCAATAGTATCGGCAAAAGGGGACTCGGTAAAAACGGTGCAAACCAGTAAAACGGTAGTAAAAAAGCCAGTAAACAAAGCTGTTAAAGACACGACTGACGATGATGATGATGCGGGATCAGCGATCACCAAAAATGTAATGAGCCAGCCCCTTGTAAAAAAAGCTATGGCATTAGATAGCTTGAATAAGTTGTACAAGCAAAATCCTACAAGCGGTTTAAAAAAACAAATTGATAGCATATCGGCAACAACTACATCAACTGATGAAGACATCGAGGCAATCGCTAAAACCACTAAACACACGGGTTTTGTGCGCTGGTTGTTGAATATAGGCAAGGCAATCCGCAGTCCGGAGTTTAAAAAGGAATTTGAGCATTATCAGCCCAAACTTTATTTTGTACTGATGCCTTTGTTCGCATTCTTCCTGATGTTAAATTTCCGAAAAAATCACCGGTATTATGTTGAACACATTGTATTTACGATACACTTTTTTACAGCATTCTTTATTTTCGAAACTATTGTTGAGCCTATTAATCACTTCGTTTTTCACAATTCGGAAATCATTGAACTGCTTAGGGTAGCCGTTGTTTTGTGGTACAGCTATAGGGCGCTGAGGGTATTTTATGAACGGCGCCGGTGGGTAACTATTAGAAAAATGATAACCTTAGGTATATTTTTAGCTATCGCATTCAGTATATCGTATACCATTATTGGCTCGATAGTTTATATGCTGATCGAATAA
- a CDS encoding nucleoside permease, with protein MNIKFRLILMNFMQFFIWGAWLLTIGHYWFDNKLGSATQFTAIFSTMGLSAILMPALTGIIADRFINAEKLYGMMHILGALVLFCIPMVKDPTMFFWVMLLNMIFYMPTLSLSITVGYTALKNSGLDVVKVYPPIRTTGTIGFIAALWTVSLTGNESSANQFYIASVVALILGLFAFTLPKCPPLLRKIESGSLIDMLGLRAFTLFKTPKFAIFFIFSMLLGAALQLTNAFGDVFLGDFSKTPLYAGTLAVKYPAMIMSISQASETLFILTIPFFLRKFGIKNVMLFSMLAWVLRFGLFSFGNPGDGLWMIILSCIVYGMAFDFFNISGSLFVETQAAPEIRGSAQGLFMMMVNGFGAFGGSIASGFIIDKFFLHTDGSKDWHGIWLTFAAYALVIAIIFPFVFRYKHNLALAHAIQDAHPPMKGGLDSPL; from the coding sequence ATGAATATTAAGTTCCGCTTAATACTGATGAATTTTATGCAATTTTTTATTTGGGGAGCATGGCTACTTACGATAGGTCATTACTGGTTCGATAATAAACTTGGTTCGGCTACACAATTCACAGCAATTTTTTCTACTATGGGTCTATCAGCTATTTTGATGCCCGCACTTACCGGTATTATAGCAGACAGATTTATAAATGCTGAGAAATTATATGGGATGATGCATATTTTGGGAGCACTAGTTCTTTTTTGTATCCCAATGGTGAAAGATCCAACCATGTTTTTTTGGGTGATGCTACTTAACATGATATTTTACATGCCTACACTTTCACTTTCAATTACGGTAGGTTATACAGCACTAAAAAATAGTGGTTTAGATGTGGTAAAAGTTTATCCGCCTATACGCACAACAGGTACTATAGGATTTATCGCTGCTTTATGGACGGTAAGTCTAACCGGCAACGAATCATCTGCAAACCAATTTTACATCGCATCGGTAGTGGCTTTGATACTCGGGTTGTTTGCATTTACATTACCAAAATGCCCACCGCTATTACGCAAAATTGAAAGTGGATCGTTAATAGACATGTTAGGTTTAAGAGCCTTTACTTTATTTAAAACTCCCAAATTCGCGATATTTTTCATTTTTTCGATGTTATTGGGTGCTGCATTACAACTTACTAACGCTTTTGGAGATGTTTTTTTGGGAGACTTTAGTAAAACCCCACTATATGCAGGTACGTTGGCGGTAAAATATCCGGCGATGATTATGTCGATATCTCAGGCATCCGAAACGCTGTTTATATTAACGATACCTTTCTTTTTACGCAAATTCGGTATCAAAAATGTAATGTTGTTTAGTATGTTAGCTTGGGTATTACGGTTTGGTTTATTTTCTTTCGGCAATCCGGGTGATGGCCTTTGGATGATAATTCTATCGTGCATCGTATATGGTATGGCTTTTGATTTCTTTAATATCTCTGGTTCGTTATTTGTGGAAACTCAGGCTGCTCCGGAGATACGCGGTAGCGCACAAGGTTTATTTATGATGATGGTTAATGGCTTTGGTGCATTTGGCGGAAGTATCGCCAGTGGCTTTATTATTGATAAATTCTTTCTTCATACAGATGGAAGTAAAGACTGGCATGGCATATGGCTAACTTTTGCCGCGTACGCTTTAGTGATAGCTATTATATTCCCGTTTGTATTTAGGTATAAACATAATTTGGCTTTAGCGCATGCTATTCAGGATGCACACCCTCCTATGAAGGGCGGGCTTGATTCGCCTTTGTAA
- a CDS encoding porin family protein: protein MKKLLSTLILVLGLCPAAFSQTKGSTEFGVTLGYNGSTVTTTNTNADYRSGFNAGIGGEYYFSDSWGFKAKVLYDQKGWANGYIGSTITNFNLDYLTVPLLANWHFGHTKNWYLNFGPYVSFLTSAKTAVNSQDVKSIFNDNDAGLDLGIGVKFPVSGTAHFFIEVSGQGGVIDIAKSNSGSTISNSVSAINIGLNF from the coding sequence ATGAAAAAACTATTATCAACATTAATTTTAGTATTAGGTTTATGCCCGGCGGCGTTTTCACAAACCAAAGGTAGTACCGAATTTGGCGTAACCCTTGGTTATAACGGTTCTACAGTAACCACCACCAACACAAATGCCGACTACAGGAGCGGTTTTAACGCAGGCATTGGCGGTGAATATTATTTTTCTGATAGTTGGGGTTTTAAAGCCAAGGTGCTTTACGACCAAAAAGGTTGGGCCAACGGATATATTGGCAGCACTATCACAAATTTTAACTTAGATTATTTAACCGTGCCGTTATTGGCAAACTGGCACTTTGGGCACACTAAAAATTGGTACTTAAATTTTGGGCCATACGTTAGCTTTTTAACAAGTGCTAAAACAGCGGTAAATAGTCAGGACGTGAAAAGTATTTTTAATGATAACGATGCCGGCCTGGACTTGGGTATAGGCGTAAAATTCCCGGTATCTGGTACTGCCCACTTCTTTATTGAAGTTAGCGGACAAGGTGGCGTAATAGATATTGCGAAAAGTAATTCAGGGTCAACAATCAGCAACAGTGTTTCGGCTATCAACATCGGCTTGAATTTTTAA
- a CDS encoding bifunctional nuclease family protein, which produces MKKIKLDIVGLSYSQTQSGAYALVLGEVNGRRRLPIIIGSFEAQAIAIEIEKMKPSRPLTHDLFKSFALAYQITIKEIIIYNLVDGIFYSKLICTDGKKEVEIDARTSDAIAMAVRFECPIHTYEFILSTAGIVIEGNDFVYLENINDTNEDSTTVTTHSGGFGALSTDELKTKLQEALGDEAYEKAAKIRDELNKRKAS; this is translated from the coding sequence ATGAAAAAGATTAAGCTCGATATTGTTGGGCTTTCGTACAGTCAAACTCAATCGGGCGCATACGCGTTGGTTTTGGGCGAAGTGAATGGCCGCCGCAGGTTACCTATTATTATTGGTAGTTTTGAGGCCCAGGCTATTGCGATAGAAATTGAAAAGATGAAGCCCAGCAGGCCGCTTACGCACGATTTGTTTAAGAGTTTTGCCCTGGCCTACCAAATAACCATTAAAGAAATTATAATTTACAACCTGGTTGACGGTATATTTTACTCCAAACTAATTTGCACCGATGGCAAAAAAGAAGTGGAGATTGATGCACGCACATCCGACGCTATTGCTATGGCGGTTAGGTTTGAATGCCCTATTCATACCTACGAGTTTATTTTATCAACCGCAGGTATTGTAATTGAGGGTAATGATTTTGTTTACCTCGAAAACATTAACGATACTAACGAAGATAGCACCACCGTTACTACACACTCAGGCGGCTTTGGCGCTTTAAGTACCGACGAACTTAAAACCAAACTACAGGAGGCCCTAGGCGATGAAGCCTACGAAAAGGCAGCCAAAATTAGGGATGAATTGAATAAGAGAAAAGCATCTTAA
- a CDS encoding electron transfer flavoprotein subunit alpha/FixB family protein: MSVLVFAENADGKFKKSIFEVVSYAKAIAAQNNTSLVAISIGDVAEDELAGLGKYGADKVLNVSTTQLKTFVNQAYASVIAEAAKKEGANIVVLSNSFSGRGLAPRVGVKLEAGVADGAVSLPQQTDGKFSVKKTAFSGKAFATVELTSANKVIALTPNSYKVVDGGNAAPVETFSVEAKESDFKTMVKEIVRATDKVSLPDAEIVVSAGRGLKGSENWGMIEELANLLGAATACSKPVSDAGWRPHSEHVGQTGIAVSPNLYIAVGISGAIQHLAGISSSKVIVVINKDPEAPFFKVADYGIVGDAFEVVPKLIEAVKQYKALA; this comes from the coding sequence ATGTCAGTACTTGTATTCGCAGAAAATGCCGACGGGAAGTTTAAGAAATCAATTTTTGAAGTGGTTTCGTATGCTAAGGCTATAGCTGCTCAAAATAACACCAGCTTAGTTGCTATATCTATAGGCGATGTGGCCGAAGACGAATTAGCCGGATTAGGTAAATACGGCGCCGATAAGGTGCTTAACGTATCAACAACTCAATTAAAAACTTTTGTTAACCAGGCCTATGCATCGGTAATTGCCGAAGCGGCCAAAAAAGAGGGTGCAAATATCGTGGTGCTATCCAACTCGTTCTCGGGCAGGGGTTTGGCACCACGTGTAGGCGTAAAGCTGGAAGCCGGCGTGGCCGATGGTGCAGTAAGTTTGCCCCAACAAACCGACGGCAAGTTTTCGGTTAAAAAAACAGCCTTTTCGGGAAAGGCCTTTGCTACAGTAGAGCTTACCTCTGCTAATAAGGTTATTGCTTTAACGCCCAACTCTTATAAAGTAGTTGATGGGGGCAACGCAGCCCCTGTTGAAACTTTTAGTGTTGAGGCCAAAGAAAGCGACTTTAAAACCATGGTAAAAGAAATTGTTAGGGCAACCGACAAGGTTTCGTTACCGGATGCCGAAATAGTTGTTTCGGCTGGCCGTGGTTTAAAAGGGTCAGAAAATTGGGGTATGATAGAAGAGTTGGCCAACCTGCTTGGCGCAGCTACAGCCTGCTCAAAACCGGTATCGGATGCCGGATGGCGCCCGCATAGCGAACATGTTGGGCAAACAGGCATAGCTGTCAGTCCAAATTTGTATATTGCCGTCGGTATTTCGGGAGCTATACAGCATTTGGCTGGCATAAGTTCGTCAAAAGTTATCGTAGTGATAAACAAAGACCCCGAAGCACCGTTTTTTAAGGTAGCCGATTATGGTATTGTTGGCGATGCTTTTGAAGTGGTACCAAAATTAATAGAAGCTGTTAAGCAATATAAGGCTTTGGCATAA
- a CDS encoding electron transfer flavoprotein subunit beta/FixA family protein encodes MKILVCISNVPDTTTKITFTDNNTQFNTAGVQFILNPYDEIALARAVELSEGGKGTVTVINVGEVSTEPTIRKALAIGADDAVRVNAKPHDAYFVAYQVAQYAKDKGFDLILTGRESIDYNGSKVAAMLGEFLDIPSVSIIKKLDVDGSSSTVEREIEGGKEVLTIPFPFVAGTAEGVAEWKIPNMRGIMSARTKPLNVIEAVEVKTLSEITGYETPAPRGTVKLVPADDAAKLIDLLHSEARVI; translated from the coding sequence ATGAAGATATTAGTTTGTATAAGCAACGTACCCGATACCACCACAAAAATAACTTTTACCGATAACAACACGCAATTTAATACAGCCGGAGTTCAGTTTATATTGAATCCTTACGATGAAATTGCTTTGGCACGCGCGGTTGAACTTAGCGAAGGCGGAAAAGGCACGGTTACTGTTATTAATGTTGGCGAAGTAAGTACCGAGCCCACCATACGCAAGGCACTGGCCATTGGTGCCGACGACGCCGTTAGGGTTAACGCCAAACCACATGATGCTTATTTTGTAGCCTACCAGGTTGCACAGTATGCCAAAGACAAAGGTTTTGACCTGATATTGACCGGGCGCGAATCGATAGATTACAATGGATCGAAGGTTGCCGCCATGTTGGGCGAATTTTTAGATATCCCATCCGTATCCATCATAAAAAAGCTGGATGTAGACGGCAGCAGCTCAACCGTTGAGCGCGAAATTGAAGGCGGTAAAGAAGTATTAACCATCCCCTTCCCTTTTGTAGCCGGTACAGCCGAAGGAGTTGCGGAGTGGAAAATACCAAACATGCGTGGCATTATGTCGGCCCGTACCAAGCCTTTAAATGTAATTGAGGCCGTTGAGGTTAAAACATTATCAGAAATTACGGGTTACGAAACCCCTGCCCCACGCGGCACGGTTAAATTAGTACCCGCCGATGATGCCGCCAAATTGATTGATTTACTGCACAGTGAGGCGCGGGTAATTTAA
- a CDS encoding tetratricopeptide repeat protein, giving the protein MEMTRLDKLLDFFKNEPNDEFLKYALATEYLRLNETDKALMYYEDLVNNHPQYVGTYYHLGKLYEALNRTDDAIATYEKGMLVTKAARDNHAFSELQGVYMQLKGFDDEDDD; this is encoded by the coding sequence ATGGAGATGACACGATTAGATAAGCTTTTGGATTTTTTTAAGAACGAACCCAACGATGAGTTTTTAAAATATGCATTGGCAACCGAATATTTGCGTTTAAATGAAACAGATAAGGCCTTAATGTATTATGAGGACCTAGTAAACAACCACCCTCAATACGTGGGTACTTATTACCACTTAGGCAAGCTATACGAAGCCCTTAACCGTACCGACGATGCCATTGCCACCTACGAAAAAGGAATGCTGGTAACCAAAGCGGCCCGCGATAACCATGCGTTTTCGGAATTGCAAGGTGTTTACATGCAGCTAAAGGGTTTTGATGATGAGGACGACGATTAA